The following proteins are co-located in the Vibrio azureus genome:
- the rpsH gene encoding 30S ribosomal protein S8, protein MSMQDPISDMLTRVRNGQAANKVAVKMPSSKLKVAIAALLKAEGYIVDFAVEGEAKPELEVTLKYFQAKPVIEQLKRVSRPGLRVYKKKDQLPSVMGGLGIAIVSTSKGLMSDRAARKAGLGGEIICYVA, encoded by the coding sequence ATGAGCATGCAAGATCCGATTTCGGATATGCTGACCCGTGTTCGTAACGGTCAAGCAGCAAACAAAGTTGCTGTTAAAATGCCTTCTTCAAAGCTTAAAGTTGCAATCGCTGCACTACTGAAAGCTGAAGGTTACATCGTTGACTTCGCTGTTGAAGGCGAAGCAAAACCAGAGCTAGAAGTTACACTTAAGTACTTCCAAGCAAAACCAGTAATCGAGCAACTTAAACGTGTTTCTCGTCCAGGTCTACGTGTTTACAAGAAGAAAGATCAACTTCCTTCTGTAATGGGTGGTCTTGGTATTGCTATCGTTTCTACTTCCAAGGGTCTTATGTCAGACCGCGCTGCACGTAAAGCAGGTCTTGGTGGTGAAATCATCTGCTACGTAGCTTAA